A region from the Flavobacterium enshiense genome encodes:
- a CDS encoding DUF2279 domain-containing protein — protein MKRKFQIIIRESQAFFGRKVLAILFVLIAFPIYSQSKFEAFLTPSDTLNIKRRNTVYISETAFLGVTLIGLNQLWYKDYPKSSFHFINDNNEWLQMDKAGHVYTTYHMGRFGAEALAWSGADKKHQLVYGATVGFAFMTVVEVFDGFSAEWGASWGDVVANAAGTGLYVSQELLWNEQRMMPKFSFHTTEYAAMRPNTLGGSLNEQILKDYNGQTYWLSVNLHSFFKESKIPKWFNVALGYGADGMLYGDSESVPADIESHNQRVRQFYLSMDVDLTRIKTKSPVLRTLFSVLNTIKVPAPTLEVDQYGDVKGYFIYF, from the coding sequence TTGAAAAGGAAATTTCAAATAATCATAAGAGAATCGCAAGCATTTTTTGGAAGAAAGGTGCTTGCGATTCTTTTTGTATTGATAGCGTTTCCTATTTACTCCCAATCTAAATTTGAAGCTTTTTTAACTCCTTCGGATACTTTAAATATAAAGAGAAGAAATACAGTTTATATTTCTGAAACCGCCTTTTTGGGTGTGACATTAATAGGCCTGAACCAATTATGGTACAAGGATTATCCGAAATCGTCCTTCCATTTTATCAATGATAATAATGAATGGCTGCAAATGGATAAGGCTGGACATGTGTATACAACGTATCATATGGGGCGTTTTGGAGCAGAAGCTTTGGCTTGGAGTGGGGCTGATAAAAAACATCAATTAGTTTATGGGGCAACCGTCGGTTTTGCATTTATGACGGTTGTTGAGGTTTTCGATGGTTTTTCGGCCGAATGGGGTGCTTCCTGGGGGGATGTGGTTGCTAATGCCGCCGGAACGGGTTTGTATGTCTCTCAGGAATTACTTTGGAACGAACAACGAATGATGCCAAAATTTTCATTTCATACTACAGAATATGCCGCTATGCGTCCGAATACTTTAGGCGGCAGTTTGAATGAGCAGATTCTAAAAGATTATAACGGGCAAACCTATTGGTTGTCGGTTAATCTGCATAGTTTTTTTAAGGAAAGTAAAATACCAAAATGGTTTAATGTGGCCTTAGGTTATGGTGCCGATGGCATGTTGTATGGTGATAGTGAATCGGTTCCTGCAGATATAGAATCTCATAATCAGCGCGTGCGTCAATTTTACCTAAGTATGGATGTGGATTTAACCCGAATCAAAACCAAGTCTCCGGTTTTGCGTACTCTCTTCTCGGTTTTGAATACTATTAAAGTGCCGGCTCCAACTTTGGAAGTGGATCAGTATGGTGATGTAAAAGGCTACTTTATTTATTTTTAA
- a CDS encoding SAM-dependent methyltransferase — protein sequence MKANTLFGKLYLIPTTLGEMNPEDVLPHTIKRTIDFIDHYIVENEKTARRFIKSVHPEKKQPELKLFALNKFTDVKEHNEFIKPLLEGKNMGLMSEAGCPGVADPGAVIVKLAHEKGIQVVPLVGPSSILLAMMASGMNGQSFAFNGYLPIDKSDKKTTIKNLEKLSYDKNQSQLFIETPYRNNKFLEDLLQILQPNTLLCVACDITLPTEFIKTQSVNQWKKNKVDLHNRPCIFIIHKMN from the coding sequence ATGAAAGCAAACACTCTTTTTGGAAAATTATATTTGATCCCTACCACTTTGGGCGAGATGAATCCTGAGGATGTTCTACCACACACCATTAAGAGAACCATTGATTTCATAGATCATTATATTGTTGAAAACGAAAAAACGGCCCGTCGTTTCATAAAAAGCGTTCATCCTGAAAAAAAACAACCCGAATTAAAACTTTTTGCGCTTAACAAATTCACAGACGTTAAGGAACATAATGAGTTTATCAAACCATTATTGGAAGGGAAAAACATGGGGTTAATGAGCGAAGCCGGTTGCCCAGGAGTTGCCGATCCCGGTGCCGTAATAGTAAAACTGGCACATGAAAAAGGAATTCAGGTAGTACCTTTGGTTGGCCCCTCCTCTATCCTGTTGGCCATGATGGCCTCCGGAATGAATGGACAGAGTTTTGCCTTTAATGGATACCTGCCGATTGACAAATCGGATAAAAAAACAACAATAAAAAATCTGGAAAAATTATCTTACGATAAAAACCAATCGCAATTATTTATTGAAACACCTTACCGCAACAATAAATTCCTGGAAGATTTACTTCAGATTTTGCAACCAAACACCCTTTTGTGTGTTGCGTGTGATATCACCCTTCCAACCGAATTCATTAAAACGCAATCGGTAAATCAATGGAAAAAAAACAAGGTCGATTTACATAACCGACCTTGCATTTTTATAATTCACAAAATGAATTAA
- the mltG gene encoding endolytic transglycosylase MltG: MNPKRIVPIVSVGILIAATVLGVVIYLKAFTANTRFSENEMFVYVPTNSTYEDVKKIVSPYVDNMEKFSFVAEQRGYNANVNPGKFLLTKGMSSFSIVSSLRHNVPVKLAFNNQESLGKLVQRLASQIEPDSTTLTKVFTDSVFMAENGFEKETILAMFIPNTYEFYWNVSPIKVRDKLAKEYRRFWNEERQAKAKALSLTPVQVSTLAAIVHKETAKVDERPRVAGVYLNRLKKDMPLQADPTVIYSLKEKSGDFDTIIKRVMFNDLRINSPYNTYIHTGLPPGPISMPDISAIDAVLNAEKHNYDYFCASVERFGYHEFAETYEQHQVIAKKYAEWVAKQGYQR, translated from the coding sequence TTGAATCCGAAAAGAATTGTGCCGATTGTGTCGGTTGGTATCTTGATTGCAGCAACCGTTTTAGGTGTTGTAATTTATTTAAAAGCATTTACAGCCAACACGAGATTTAGCGAGAATGAAATGTTTGTTTATGTTCCGACGAATTCCACTTATGAAGATGTAAAGAAAATTGTATCGCCTTATGTGGATAATATGGAGAAATTTTCATTTGTAGCCGAACAGCGCGGTTATAATGCCAATGTGAATCCCGGGAAATTTTTGCTGACAAAAGGGATGAGCAGTTTTAGCATAGTTTCGTCATTACGTCATAATGTTCCGGTAAAACTAGCCTTCAATAATCAGGAATCATTGGGTAAACTGGTACAGCGCTTAGCCTCTCAGATTGAGCCGGATAGTACAACGCTTACCAAAGTGTTTACGGATTCTGTTTTTATGGCAGAAAACGGATTCGAAAAAGAAACAATCCTGGCTATGTTTATTCCGAATACGTATGAATTTTACTGGAATGTAAGTCCGATAAAAGTACGCGATAAACTGGCAAAAGAATACAGAAGGTTCTGGAACGAAGAGCGTCAGGCAAAAGCAAAGGCGTTAAGTTTAACCCCTGTTCAGGTTTCAACACTGGCGGCAATTGTTCATAAGGAAACAGCTAAAGTCGATGAAAGACCGCGCGTTGCAGGAGTGTATTTGAATCGTTTGAAAAAAGACATGCCTTTACAGGCGGATCCGACCGTAATTTACTCCTTAAAAGAAAAGTCAGGAGACTTTGATACGATAATCAAACGTGTAATGTTTAATGATTTGAGAATCAATTCGCCATATAATACTTATATTCATACGGGTTTGCCTCCGGGGCCAATTTCGATGCCCGATATTTCGGCTATTGATGCTGTGTTGAATGCAGAGAAACATAATTACGATTATTTTTGTGCCAGCGTGGAGCGTTTTGGTTACCATGAGTTTGCAGAAACCTATGAACAACATCAGGTAATTGCAAAAAAATATGCTGAATGGGTTGCCAAACAAGGGTATCAGCGTTAA
- a CDS encoding peptidoglycan-binding protein LysM yields the protein MIKKWTYFSGLVILITLISSGFKAFDPEKLEGFHVENDEVITYLVPTKEETEKVNFNFPFTGKSFVGFKQAVAIKESSGLYGLVNSFGYMGKYQFGKSTLRMIGIYNTADFLKNPALQEKAFKALLSINKWELRNEIRRYEGRIINGVKITESGLLAAAHLGGAGSVKSYLRSNGQNGFTDGFGTSLKSYIKKFGGYDTSNIIASADVKVKMK from the coding sequence ATGATAAAAAAATGGACGTATTTTTCAGGATTAGTAATTTTGATCACTTTGATCAGTTCGGGTTTTAAAGCCTTTGATCCTGAAAAATTAGAAGGTTTCCACGTTGAAAATGATGAGGTGATTACTTATCTGGTTCCTACTAAAGAAGAAACCGAAAAAGTTAATTTTAATTTTCCTTTTACTGGGAAGTCTTTCGTCGGTTTCAAGCAGGCAGTTGCAATTAAGGAGTCCTCGGGGCTTTATGGATTGGTGAATTCCTTTGGATACATGGGGAAATATCAGTTTGGTAAAAGTACACTTCGTATGATAGGGATTTATAATACTGCTGATTTTTTAAAGAATCCGGCCTTACAGGAAAAAGCGTTTAAGGCATTGCTTTCTATAAATAAATGGGAACTGAGGAACGAGATAAGGCGTTATGAAGGCAGAATTATCAACGGTGTAAAAATTACAGAATCAGGATTGTTGGCGGCAGCTCACTTGGGTGGTGCCGGTTCGGTGAAAAGTTATTTGAGGTCGAACGGCCAAAATGGTTTTACCGACGGATTCGGAACTTCCCTGAAAAGCTACATCAAAAAGTTTGGAGGTTATGATACCTCAAATATCATTGCCAGCGCTGATGTAAAAGTTAAGATGAAGTAA
- a CDS encoding low molecular weight protein-tyrosine-phosphatase, with protein MPVKILMVCLGNICRSPLAEGILQSKLPKEQFLVDSAGTGSWHVGQEPDKRSVLIAKNKGLDITNQRGRQIKKSDFDNFDYIYVMDISNYKDVMALAPNAEAKSKVTMILNELFPGENADVPDPYHGGQSGFEHVFMLLNEACEIIAEKLKAKH; from the coding sequence ATGCCCGTTAAAATTTTAATGGTCTGCCTTGGAAACATTTGCCGTTCTCCTCTGGCGGAAGGAATTTTACAATCAAAACTCCCTAAAGAACAATTTTTAGTGGATTCTGCAGGAACCGGCAGTTGGCATGTCGGCCAGGAACCTGACAAGCGTTCTGTTCTGATTGCCAAAAACAAAGGTCTTGACATCACAAATCAACGGGGAAGACAAATCAAAAAGTCGGATTTCGACAACTTTGACTACATCTACGTAATGGACATTTCTAATTATAAAGATGTTATGGCATTAGCCCCTAATGCGGAAGCCAAATCAAAAGTAACCATGATTTTAAATGAGCTTTTTCCGGGAGAAAATGCAGATGTTCCAGACCCTTATCATGGAGGACAAAGCGGATTTGAGCACGTTTTCATGCTGCTTAATGAAGCCTGTGAAATTATCGCTGAGAAACTTAAAGCCAAACACTAA